In Rhodothermus marinus DSM 4252, a single genomic region encodes these proteins:
- a CDS encoding zinc-dependent metalloprotease: MLLLGLWLALSTTLQAQPVPLFEEVAASLQALGPQAQQRQQVLQRLPMVTQLQVVRLPAQLWRYRSFELAVNAAGRLVPGRGKGLGTLTVRRGELSVLSEEAVAWNGRIYVGMDTSEAVGEVSLVVLRTGAVTGQVLLGDAEYWVRPLGGGLHALVTIDPSKYPKERPTSPYHDGGGPGEAGLNDAAESVQPEKAVEQETQAFVGSCAQEEALGAGAVVQSRCSPEVVRVLVLYTPAAAQGRDIDGIIYAAINDANQAYYNSRINDRLPANRLKLELVHKQSFSFTVQNIPTDDVERLAGDAQARALRDQYQADVVVLLIDDNEGSGGWSTTLGVAGAIPHGSSGEAIVNVSEVNQKAYAIVKVSYASGGRYTLAHEIGHIQGAQHHPDDPIDPQGIPYARGHRFVAPVIRCINDPPYGRRCFQEYTYNATVMAYTPWPYVRIKHFSNPEVMYYGVFTGRSDRNNARVLRETADMVADFRDPNELRATFFYTSDNFPYEGSYTFTAQPCGGRGTLSYQWRKCADPFTCGPVLGTGATFTTYLAPGSNYIQLTVQSSAGQAYTVLREVYVLDSSCGEEIFCAQAVGGDTLQVVQERLSAERLPAEPELEGLYPNPAGDRVVVRFGLPEASEVELMVYDVLGRAVVRRRPGRMEAGWHREVLMTDGWPAGRYVVVLRVGERTLSKTLMRIR, translated from the coding sequence ATGCTCCTGCTGGGGCTCTGGCTGGCGCTGAGCACGACGCTGCAGGCCCAACCGGTGCCGCTCTTTGAAGAAGTGGCGGCTTCGCTGCAGGCGCTCGGGCCGCAGGCCCAACAACGCCAACAGGTGTTGCAACGCCTCCCGATGGTGACGCAGCTTCAGGTGGTGCGGCTTCCGGCGCAACTCTGGCGCTATCGTTCATTCGAGCTGGCGGTGAACGCGGCGGGACGGCTGGTGCCGGGTCGGGGCAAGGGGCTCGGCACGTTGACGGTGCGGCGTGGAGAACTTTCGGTACTTTCGGAGGAGGCGGTGGCCTGGAACGGGCGGATTTACGTGGGTATGGACACGTCGGAGGCGGTGGGCGAGGTGTCTTTGGTGGTGTTGCGGACGGGTGCGGTGACGGGCCAAGTGCTGCTGGGCGATGCGGAGTACTGGGTGCGGCCGCTGGGTGGTGGGCTGCACGCACTGGTGACGATCGACCCGTCGAAGTATCCGAAGGAGCGGCCGACGAGTCCGTACCATGACGGTGGTGGCCCTGGCGAGGCGGGGTTGAACGATGCGGCGGAGTCGGTACAGCCCGAAAAAGCCGTAGAGCAGGAGACACAGGCGTTTGTAGGAAGCTGCGCGCAGGAGGAAGCGTTGGGTGCGGGTGCGGTGGTGCAGAGTCGTTGTAGTCCGGAGGTGGTGCGGGTGCTGGTGCTCTACACGCCGGCGGCGGCGCAGGGTCGGGACATCGACGGGATCATTTATGCGGCCATTAACGACGCAAACCAGGCCTACTACAACAGCCGGATCAATGATCGGCTTCCAGCCAACCGACTGAAGCTGGAACTGGTCCACAAACAGTCATTTAGTTTCACAGTTCAAAACATCCCTACAGATGACGTTGAGCGATTAGCAGGCGATGCGCAAGCGCGAGCGTTGCGGGACCAGTACCAGGCGGATGTGGTGGTGCTGCTGATCGATGATAATGAAGGCTCAGGGGGGTGGTCGACTACGCTCGGCGTAGCCGGTGCCATCCCGCACGGGAGCTCGGGCGAGGCAATCGTCAATGTGAGCGAGGTAAACCAGAAGGCCTACGCGATTGTGAAGGTAAGCTATGCCAGTGGTGGCCGCTATACGCTGGCACACGAGATCGGGCACATCCAGGGGGCGCAGCATCACCCGGACGATCCGATCGATCCGCAGGGCATCCCCTATGCGCGGGGGCACCGGTTTGTGGCCCCGGTTATTCGGTGCATCAATGATCCGCCCTATGGCCGCCGGTGTTTTCAGGAGTACACCTACAATGCCACGGTCATGGCCTACACGCCCTGGCCGTATGTGCGTATCAAGCACTTTTCAAATCCCGAGGTGATGTACTACGGTGTCTTTACGGGTCGGTCGGATCGGAACAATGCGCGCGTGTTGCGGGAGACAGCCGATATGGTGGCCGACTTTCGGGATCCGAACGAACTGCGGGCCACGTTTTTCTACACGTCGGACAACTTCCCCTACGAGGGCAGCTACACGTTCACGGCGCAGCCCTGCGGCGGGCGGGGCACGCTGAGCTACCAGTGGCGCAAGTGTGCCGATCCCTTCACCTGTGGGCCGGTGCTGGGCACTGGGGCGACGTTCACGACCTATCTGGCGCCGGGATCGAACTACATTCAGCTAACGGTGCAGAGCAGCGCGGGGCAGGCGTACACCGTGTTGCGGGAGGTGTACGTGCTGGATTCGAGCTGTGGAGAAGAGATTTTCTGTGCGCAGGCGGTGGGTGGTGATACGCTGCAGGTGGTGCAGGAGCGGTTGTCGGCGGAGCGATTGCCGGCGGAGCCGGAGCTTGAGGGGTTGTATCCGAACCCGGCGGGGGATCGGGTGGTGGTGCGGTTCGGGTTGCCGGAGGCGTCGGAGGTGGAGCTTATGGTTTACGACGTGCTGGGTCGGGCGGTGGTGCGTCGGCGGCCGGGTCGCATGGAGGCGGGCTGGCATCGGGAGGTGCTGATGACAGACGGATGGCCGGCGGGGCGCTACGTGGTGGTGCTGCGGGTTGGCGAACGGACGCTCAGCAAGACGCTGATGCGGATTCGGTAA
- the prpB gene encoding methylisocitrate lyase: MLFATTPPEAKRRALREALRSGRLLRFPGAFSPLVAMLIERLGFDGVYISGAVLSADLGLPDVGLTTLTEVAWRSRQIARVTGLPAIVDIDTGFGEVLNVARTVQELEEMGLAGCHLEDQVNPKRCGHLDHKALVPVEEMERKVRAAVQARRDPNFLIIARTDARGVEGLEAAIERARAYVAAGADMIFPEALQSEEEFAAFRKALPDVPLLANMTEFGKSPLLSAERLEALGYNLVIYPVTGLRLAMKAVEEGFRHLLEAGTQEALLDRMQTRKELYELLQYERYTVFDQNVYNFRLEETTSSSENQ, translated from the coding sequence ATGCTGTTTGCCACGACGCCTCCGGAAGCGAAGCGCCGGGCGCTGCGCGAAGCACTTCGGAGCGGCCGCCTGTTGCGATTCCCGGGCGCTTTTTCGCCGCTGGTCGCCATGCTGATCGAGCGACTGGGCTTCGACGGCGTCTACATTTCGGGTGCCGTCCTGTCGGCCGATCTGGGACTGCCCGACGTCGGCCTGACCACGCTCACCGAGGTAGCCTGGCGAAGCCGCCAGATCGCCCGCGTCACCGGCCTGCCGGCCATCGTGGACATCGACACGGGCTTTGGCGAGGTGCTGAACGTGGCCCGCACCGTGCAGGAGCTGGAAGAGATGGGACTGGCCGGCTGCCATCTGGAAGATCAGGTCAATCCCAAACGCTGCGGCCACCTGGACCACAAGGCGCTCGTGCCCGTCGAGGAAATGGAGCGCAAAGTGCGGGCGGCCGTGCAGGCCCGCCGCGACCCGAACTTCCTGATCATCGCCCGCACCGACGCCCGGGGCGTCGAGGGCCTGGAGGCGGCCATCGAACGCGCTCGCGCCTATGTGGCGGCCGGCGCCGACATGATCTTCCCCGAAGCACTTCAGTCCGAAGAAGAGTTCGCCGCTTTCCGGAAGGCGCTGCCCGACGTGCCGCTGCTGGCGAACATGACGGAGTTCGGCAAGTCGCCGCTGCTTTCGGCCGAGCGCCTCGAAGCGCTGGGTTACAACCTGGTGATCTATCCCGTCACCGGACTCCGTCTGGCCATGAAGGCCGTCGAGGAAGGCTTTCGCCACCTGCTGGAGGCGGGCACCCAGGAAGCCCTGCTCGACCGCATGCAGACGCGCAAAGAACTCTATGAACTGCTTCAATACGAGCGCTACACGGTCTTCGACCAAAACGTGTACAACTTCCGCCTGGAGGAAACCACCTCGTCATCCGAAAACCAATAG
- a CDS encoding bifunctional 2-methylcitrate synthase/citrate synthase, whose protein sequence is MAETTEVKKGLAGVIADESAISNVIPEKRALYYRGYPVHELAEKCRFEEVAYLLLYGELPTRAQLEAFEQEERSQRALDETVHRLLELIRTDAAPMDVLRTAVSLLGANDPEATGADIDTIRRKAIGLMARLPTIVAADRRRRHGLDFIPPREDLTFAENFFHMYFGEVPDAEVVKAFDVSLILYAEHSFNASTFTARVITSTLSDYYSAITGAIGALKGPLHGGANEEVMRMLKPFRSPEEARRWVEEALARKQKIMGFGHRVYRYGDSRVPIMERYTRRLAERLGFQNLMAIYDAIQEVVVQQKGIYPNLDYPTGPAYYMMGFDIETYTPIFVMSRITGWSAHVMEQLADNRIIRPLSRYVGPPERPVPPLEARG, encoded by the coding sequence ATGGCCGAGACGACCGAAGTAAAAAAAGGACTGGCCGGCGTCATTGCCGACGAATCGGCCATTTCGAACGTCATTCCCGAGAAGCGCGCGCTCTATTACCGGGGCTATCCGGTGCACGAGTTGGCCGAAAAATGCCGCTTCGAGGAGGTGGCCTACCTACTGCTCTACGGCGAGCTGCCCACGCGGGCACAGCTCGAAGCCTTCGAGCAGGAGGAGCGAAGCCAGCGCGCACTGGATGAAACCGTCCATCGCCTGCTGGAGCTGATCCGGACAGACGCCGCCCCCATGGACGTGCTCCGCACGGCCGTCAGCCTGCTCGGCGCGAACGATCCGGAGGCCACTGGCGCCGACATCGACACGATCCGCCGCAAAGCCATCGGGCTGATGGCCAGACTGCCCACCATCGTGGCGGCCGACCGCCGGCGCCGGCACGGCCTGGACTTCATCCCGCCGCGCGAGGACCTGACCTTCGCCGAGAACTTCTTCCACATGTACTTCGGCGAGGTGCCCGACGCCGAGGTGGTCAAGGCCTTCGACGTGTCGCTGATTCTGTATGCGGAGCACAGCTTCAACGCTTCCACCTTCACGGCCCGCGTGATCACCTCGACGCTGTCGGACTACTACAGCGCGATCACGGGGGCCATCGGTGCGCTCAAAGGACCGCTGCACGGCGGGGCGAACGAAGAGGTCATGCGTATGCTCAAGCCCTTCCGCTCGCCGGAGGAAGCCCGTCGGTGGGTGGAGGAAGCCCTGGCCCGTAAGCAGAAGATCATGGGCTTCGGACACCGCGTCTACCGCTACGGCGACTCGCGCGTGCCCATCATGGAGCGCTACACGCGCCGGCTGGCCGAGCGCCTGGGCTTCCAGAACCTCATGGCCATCTACGACGCCATCCAGGAAGTCGTCGTGCAGCAGAAGGGCATCTACCCGAACCTGGACTATCCGACCGGCCCGGCCTACTACATGATGGGCTTCGACATCGAGACCTACACGCCGATTTTCGTGATGAGCCGCATCACGGGCTGGTCGGCACACGTGATGGAGCAGCTGGCCGACAACCGGATCATCCGGCCGCTGAGCCGCTACGTGGGGCCGCCCGAACGCCCGGTGCCACCTCTGGAAGCGCGGGGATGA
- a CDS encoding DUF2938 family protein, producing MQSFPIKRILLAGVVGTLLFDLFGLMASTMMGNPTWWDIPALLAGKLGLPLFFGVLAHYLNGIVLAVIYAAVAPFLWGSKWARAFTYITAETVLGVWLFMAPLLGMGIAGVSGPMGAMFAIVSLVRHWVYAVALAAFIPVPAAAPQTNATASATA from the coding sequence ATGCAATCCTTCCCGATCAAACGAATCCTGCTGGCCGGGGTGGTCGGCACGCTGCTTTTTGACCTGTTCGGCCTGATGGCCTCGACCATGATGGGCAATCCCACGTGGTGGGACATTCCGGCGCTGCTGGCCGGCAAGCTCGGCCTACCGCTGTTTTTCGGCGTGCTGGCGCATTACCTGAACGGCATCGTGCTGGCCGTAATCTATGCGGCCGTGGCGCCCTTCCTCTGGGGCTCGAAGTGGGCGCGGGCGTTCACCTACATCACGGCCGAGACCGTGCTGGGCGTGTGGCTGTTCATGGCGCCGCTGCTGGGGATGGGTATTGCTGGCGTGAGCGGACCGATGGGCGCCATGTTCGCCATCGTGTCGCTCGTGCGCCACTGGGTCTATGCCGTTGCGCTGGCCGCGTTCATCCCGGTCCCGGCGGCCGCGCCGCAGACGAACGCCACCGCCTCGGCGACCGCTTGA
- a CDS encoding carboxymuconolactone decarboxylase family protein: MERCEAIRQTVQQKFGFVPQLFEELLRTNPAVAEAYLQAGAALQQGVLSPPEQQIVQLTVAAWNACHYCTAAHGTAALGMGLSPETVDAILEGRLPEDERLALLVEATRAVLERRGWLDEDALQKLEARGLDRAALYEIIALIGVKTITNYINHLAHTPVDEVFRPVTERTAYRRLVESTTV, encoded by the coding sequence ACAGACCGTTCAGCAGAAGTTCGGTTTCGTCCCGCAGCTTTTCGAGGAGCTGCTCCGTACAAATCCGGCCGTCGCCGAAGCCTACCTGCAGGCCGGTGCGGCGTTGCAGCAGGGGGTGCTCAGCCCGCCGGAGCAGCAGATCGTGCAGCTCACCGTGGCCGCCTGGAACGCCTGTCATTACTGCACGGCCGCGCACGGCACCGCCGCGCTCGGCATGGGACTGTCGCCCGAAACTGTGGACGCGATCCTGGAGGGCCGTCTTCCGGAAGACGAGCGGCTGGCGCTGCTGGTGGAGGCGACCCGAGCGGTGCTGGAGCGCCGCGGCTGGCTCGATGAGGACGCATTGCAGAAGCTGGAGGCACGCGGCCTCGACCGCGCCGCGCTCTACGAGATCATCGCGCTCATCGGCGTCAAGACGATTACGAACTACATCAACCACCTGGCGCATACGCCGGTGGATGAAGTCTTCCGACCCGTCACCGAGCGCACGGCCTACCGGCGCCTGGTGGAAAGCACAACGGTTTGA